In Armatimonadota bacterium, the genomic stretch ACCTATGGAGAAATCGGAATGTCTATCGGAGATTCCAATCTCAGTGAATTGCTCAAAATCTATTTCGATCAGGCATTTGCAAATTCGGTCCCTATTTTCAAGCGGCGGTGGCTTGGGTTTGTCCTCCAAAATGTAGGATTGGAGGTCAGGGCCGCAATTTTGACAACGCTTCTATCCTGCATAGCAATCGTGATTGCCCTCAGAAATCCCTTGCTTCAAAGCTACTCCAAAGATATTGTTACCAATACCATTGGAACCTTAGTAGCGTCATTGATCGTGCTGATTTTTGGACTTGTCCCCATCTGGGGACGAATAAAGAGAATCCGACCATTCTCCCGCCTTGACCTTGATCGATTCTCCCCTACCAAGCTCAAGCAGTACGCCATTGAGCGAGATACGAAGGAGAAAGCCAAAAGGAATACTCCAGTTCCAGACGTTGCCATTGTCAAAAATTAAGCACATCAATAATGTGGTAATATCACCACAAATATGATACTATTCGGAACCCGGAGGAGGACGCAGGTCATGCTACTTCTTGGGCTGTTGGAAGAATCGCACAACAGCGAGCTCGCCTCGTTGATGGGTTGCGGATTGATGACGGTTCAGCGCATCACCGCGTCTTTGGAAGATGAAGAAGTGCTCGTGGGCCGCCTCATAGGACGTACCCGGCGGCTAAGCTTCAATCCGCGATATCCTGCAGTTAACGAACTGAAGGCACTATTGAAGATTCTCGCTATTCGGGATCAAGAAGTGGATGATATGGCGAGCGGCCTCAGGAGACGACCTAGGAAGCGAGGAAAAGAGATTTGATCCCCACCATTACTGCACAAGACACCTTACGTGAAGTGGTTTTCAAGGTGTGTACCGCACTCCACGAAACCGGAATCAAAGCCGTGTTGACAGGCGGCGCGGCCGCCGCTTTCTATGCTCCCGAAGCTGCACAATCGCGAGACGCTGACTTTATTGCAAGTTGGTATTCGCTCCAGCGCGAGTTCGATGAGACGATGCGCTTGCTCGGTTACATCAAGTCTGGTCGTATCTATCGCCACCCGATGAGTATGTTCACCATTGATTTTCCAGACGTGGAAATTCGGATCGGGCAGTCGTTCATCCAAGAATTCGACACGATCCGCGAAGGTGAACTATTACTGCACATCCTTTCTCCGTTGCATGTGGTTTGCGATCGGCTGGCGAGTTTCTATTGGTTCGATGATCGATCCGCGCTCAAGGCGGCGGTTGCAGTGGCCAAGCTACAGCACGTTGCGCTGTGGGAAGTCGAAGAATGGAGCAAGCAACATGGCGAACTCGAGAACTATCAGGAGTTCGCCATGCGAGTCGGGCTTTAGCCCTTCTTGGGTGGGGTGAGTCGCTTCACCTTCATCACAGGTGCTTTGCGGATTTCAGCCTGAAGCACTTCGATCGCCTTGTCTAGCTGGACATCGCGGCCCTGCATAAACGAGACTGGATCGTCATCAACTTCAATATCAGGCTTGAATCCGTACCCGTCTGGCAACCATTTTCCTTTCGGGTCGAAGCTGCCTTGAAGCGGACAGGAGATATAGCCGCCGTCGATGGTGGTCATTCCGCCAACAGCAACAAATCCACCCCAGGTTCGGGCGCCGATCGACTTGCCGAGTTGCATATAGCGAAATCCGGTGCTGAAATACTCGCCGTCGCTGGCGGTCTGCTCGTTGGTAACGATCACCACTCGCGAATTGAACGCCATTCGGTGGTAAGGCACCGGTGCGCCTTGACGCGATTGGTCCCATTCGAACGCCACTCTCTTCAATCGCTCCAAGATCATCCCGCTGGTGATGCCGCCACCGTTGTAGCGAACGTCGATGATCAGGCCATCTTTATCCAAGTTTGCATAGAAGTACTTGCTGAATTCAGTCATCCCAAATTCGCCCATATCCGGAACGTGGATGTACGCGATATTGCTCCCACCTTCTTTCTGGACGTACTGCCGGTTTCGGGTCACCCAGTCGTAATAGCGCGCCGATTGTTCTGACCTCATTGTTCGGACCCAGAAACTTCGGGCTCCATCGCCGGTTGGCTTGCTGTTCACTTTTAACTTGACCAATTGGCCAGCCTTGCCCATCAAGAGTTCGTTTGGATTGCTCACTCGGGTGATCGGCACATCGTTTATCGCAAGGAGGTAGTCACCTTCTTTGACGCCGATTTCGGGATTCATCAATGGTGAGCGTGAGCTCTCTTCGAACCCATCGCCAGCGAAAATCCGCTTGAACCGGAGTCCGCCACCTTCCCACGCCATGTCGGCGCCCAGGTAACCCAGTCCGCCAGGTTGCGGCGGTGCTGTCATGCGCTCATAACCGCCGCCATTGAACATGTGCGACACATTCACTTCGGCTTGCATTTGACCGACGAGGTCGTTGAGGTCGTTTCGATCACTCACCGCAGGGAGCAGTGCACTGAGTTTTTCCCAAACCTTGGGCCAATCGGCGCCATGCAAGTTCGGATCGTAGAAGTTATCGCGAATGAAGCGCCATCCCTCACGAAGGATTTGACGCCATTCCTTCTCCGGTTCAACGCGCACTTGCCAGCTCGAAAGATTGACCGACGGCCCACCGAATCCGCCCTCAGTGCTACCGACTTTCAGGTCACCTTCGATTTGAGCGACGATCTTGTTGCCGTCAGGGGTGAGTTTGTAGCCCGCGACGCCTTCTGCGACTGTTCCCGGTCGCTTTCCTTCAAGCGTGAAGGATTTCAGCGCACCGTCTTGTTGCCAGAAAATCGTGCCACTGACCGCGCTTAAGTTGTACAAATCGCCCACGACTCCAGGGATTGAGAGAAGTCGATTGCTCGCACCTTCCAGATCATAAGTCACGGTCGGAGATGGTGTCGGATCGGATTGGCCCTCTTCATCAACGCGCTCCGCGAACGGGTTCAACGCTTCCTTTGTCAGCGGGAAGAACATGATCCTCGTCGGCCCCGTGATATTCATTTGGAAGTCAAACGAATCCCATTGCGGGCGAATCACCCGGTCGGTCAGGAAGTACAAGTACCGATTCGAGCGGTCAAATACTGGGTTGTAGTCGCGAGTCGGCGGCTCGGTCAGGCGGTGTGTTTTTCCTGTCGCTGAATCAAGCAAGAAGATGCTGGATTGATTGAACGCCTCGCTCTTGCTGTAGGCGATGAACCGTCCGTCAACGCTAACACTTCCACTGACGTCCATGCCGTATTCGTCTTCAAAAATCTTGGTGGTTTCGCCAGTTTTCGCGTCGACTTTCCATAGCGTCCTTGTCGCATCGGATACCAACAAAAATGCGCTATTAGGCGACCATTGAATCCGCTGAATGCTCTTAGATTTGAACTGAGTGAGCTGTCTAGGCTCGCCACCATCAGGGTTGACCAACCAAACATTTTCTTCATCCGATTTGTCGCTGACAAAGGCAATCGAGCTATTGCTGGGTGCCCAGGCGGCAAGCTTGTTTCGGCTACCAGGCCAAGCGGCAACCTCGCGGATATCGCCTTTATCGGCAGGGGCAGAGAAGATCTGTCCGCGACATTCCACCAAGATTCGCTTGCCGGTCGGACCAGGAGAATACGCCTCAAGGTCGCCGCCGATTCGGTGAGCGCGGGCATGAATTCGATCCGTCGACACCGATAGCTTTACCGTCTGAGTCGTTCCCTTCAAGGGGTCGAAAATCTCTAAGTTCTGGCCAAATCGATAAACAATTCTCTTTCCATCTGAGCTTGGTGACTGAACGTCGTAGTCCTTTTGGAAAGTCACCTGCTTCTCGGCGCCAGTTTCGGTATTGAGGCTGAAAAGATTGGCGGAGCCGTTCTTTTCGCTCACGAAAAATAGATTATTTCCGCAGAAAGTTGGATATTGTTCGTTGATCTCATTCTTGGTCAACCGAGAGAATGCGCCGCGCTTTGGTTCATACAGCCAGATGTCGTTTGCCATCCCGCCGCGGTATCGCTTCCACCAATGATCTTCCAGTCCAGTCTTGACATAGGCGATCTTCGACCCATCAAGATTGACCGAGAATTGAGCCGCCTTTGGCATCGGATACGGGATCGGAATTCCGCCTTCGATGGGAGCCCGCAGGAGTCGCATCTCGCCCATTGAGCTGCTGCCACGTGTGCGGTAAACCACCGACTTTCCATCGGGGAGCCAGTCCAAAATCGTTGCTCCAGTCGAGTCGTAAGTGATTCGTGTAGGAGTGCCACCCGTGGTTGGCATGACATAAACTTCTAGGCGTCCATCGTAGTTGCCAGAAAAGGCAATTTGGGAGCCGTCTGGGCTGAACTTCGGGAAGCCTTCGGTGCCCGGCCAGGAAGTCAACCGGGTGGCTTTGTTGGTCTTCAGGTCGCCGAGCCAAAGGTCGCCTTCCGCCGAATAAACCACCATGTCCCCAAGAATGTCGGGTTGTTGAGGAATCTGTGCCGGTGAAATCTGGGCGGAAACGGCCGCGGTTTGTACCGCAAAAAGACCAGCAATAAGAAGCCAACGCATACCATCGAATATACACGTCTCGGGCCCATATTCGTTACCCTATTCGAGCCCGACCGCCGCCATCGCTTCATAAATGTCCGTGAAGCGGCTCATGTCCATCGGCAGATTCATCAGAATCTCCTCGCCATACGGTTTGGACTGCACCCGCGGGTCAAGAAGAGCGATGACGCCACGATCGGTTTCGGTTCGGATCAGCCGGCCGGCTCCTTGCCGGATGAGGAGTTTGGCTTGGGCTAAGGTGTGCTCTCGGAACGGATCCTTGCCGGCTTGGACGAGGCTCGCCATCCGCACGATCACGGGAGGTTCTGTTGGGACTTCAAACGGCACCCGCACGATCACGACGCACGACAATGTGTCACCTGGCGCGTCAAATCCCGTCCAAAAACTGCGCAGTCCGAAAAGTGATGAATTCGTTCTGCGCTTAAACATATCACCTATCGGGCCAGGTGCCATCCGCGGCTGGATAGTGATCGGAAGTTCCTCGTCTCGAGGCATCAAAGCATAAACCGCTTCCATCTCCCGGCGAGAATGGAACAGTGCCAAAGTTCTCCCGCTCATCGCCTGGATAATCTCAGTGAGTTCGTCCGCGATGGCTTGGAAGTACAGATGTTCGCTCCCCTGCTTTCTCGCGACCGTCGGGTCTGGAATCTTGCCCGGCTTCGGTAGGTACAAGCTCGCTTGGGTAGTAAAGTCGAATGGCGACGGCAGAATCTCTTCGGTGCCAGGCTTGCACCCAACGAGATCGTTGTAAAAGTCGAAAGAGCTATCCAAAGCCAGTGTCGCCGAAAGACAAGCGTACGGAATTCGGTCCCATAGGAGCTCTTTGAGCGGTTCAGCCACCCCAACCGTATCTTGGCGATACCCGTTCACGGGGCCGGTCTTCGAGTAGCTGACGCTCAAACCCGCCGGAGTCATAAACAGTCGGCACCGGTCTCCATAGTCGCCAATCGCCATGCTGTACATCCGAACAAGTTCGTTTGATGCCGGCCCAGCTTGCCATCCTCGTTTGATCTCGGTGACTTGGTCTAAGAACTTGTCGCAAGCCCGAGAAACGGCGTACATGAGCGGGTCAATCCCCTCGGAATTGCCCATGTACTTGTCCATTCCGGGGTGTTTCTCAACCTCGACAGGCGAGATTGCAAAAATGCCTTGCTTCCCCTTTTCGATAGAAAGTAGGTTCAAATCTTGCTTACAAATCTCGATATCGTGCTGGAAATCTTGGAGTATCGCGTTCCAATCATCTTCCGACTGGTGAGAACGCGCTTCTGGCAAGAGCTCTCGGCCAAGCCTAGCGGCGATGCTCTGCAATCCACTCAGGCTGTTGGTGTCCACTTGAAATTCCAGCGCACCCAAAGCCGCGGAATATAGATCGTGAGCTTCATCAAAGAGGATAAAGTCCAACTTCCCCAAGAATCCAACGTCGTCCTGGCTAACCCTTGCCGCGAGTGCGTCCTGCAACAAAATGCTGTGATTGGTGAGGATCAGGTGGGCCGATTCCGCCCGCTGTCTCGCCTTAAAGTAGTAGCAATCGTTGTAGGCCGGGCAGAACTTTCCTGCACAAATCTGCGGCGCGGCGACCTTTGGCCAGATCTGTGAAATCTCGCGCATCGGCTTCTTGACGATTCGACGAAACTCATTCTCCGTCCCCATTTCGGCTTCGCGGCGAAACGCATCCGAGATATCTCTAGGAAATTCTTCAAGAGACATTTGGCATGCATATCGCTGCCGCCCCATGAGTTGCTGCGTCTTTATCGTGCCTTCCGGAAGGTCAAAAAGGGATAGGGCAAACGGAAGATCCTTGCGCCAATATTGATCTGCGAGAACGTTGGTAAATGTTCCGATCGCAATCCGTTTCTGATGGCTCACCGCGACGGCAATTGCAGGAATCAGCGAGGCCAAGCTCTTACCGAGACCGGTCGGAGCTTCGATGGCACCACTTCCGCCTCCAACCATGAGATCGCCGAGCAAAAGCGCAAGTTGATATTGGTCCGGACGGTCCACGAATCCAGGCTGCTCGCGCAACCGATCGAAAGCGGATTCGATGAGTTCGCGATAGTCTGACATTCCACACGGATAATGACACGCCGCACACCACAAGAGGGAACACGACCCTCCCCGTCGAACTTAGTAATTGGTATGAAAGCTGTTTTAGGCGTGGATTTAGCGGGGAACTACCAGTTCGCATTAGACCTCCTAAAGAGGCTTCAAATCCCTGGGTTAGAAGTCGTCGCATTCCATGCGGTGCCTTCCGTTTTGCCCGACGGCGGATTTCCAAGCGTTGGCCCCGCGCATCCGGTTGGCAACATGATCGCCGAACTTCAACAGAACGGTCAGCAGAAACTCGTTGAAGTCAAAGAAGACCTTGATTCAGCAGGAATTCCTTGTGAGGCAGTGCTCGAGTTCGGGGATGCTTGCGCCCAAATTCATGCCTATTGCGATGCACATCCAGTGGAATTAGTGGCGGTTGGAAGCGAGCGCAAATCGGCCTGGGAATCATTCCTTTTTGGAAGCGTCGCCAAGGGTCTGACGATCTCGATGGAAACCAGCCTTTTGGTAGCCGAGCAACCGAAATCCCAGCATGAAGGGCTGAGATTACTCGTTGCCACCGACCATTCTGCGTACGGGGACGAATGCCTCAAGATGATCGCTGGACTCCAGGCAAAAGGAATTGCAAAAATCGATGTCGTTCACGTGATCAATCCGCTTGAAGCTGCGGTTTCTATGGATTTCGGCGGTTATGTTCCAGAGATCGCATCGGCTGCATTGCAGATGCGTGAACGATCTGTTGCGATGAACGAGGAACTCGCGGAATCACTTTCGGCTCTCGGAGCCGAAGTTGCCACCCACATCTGGCAGGCAGAAAATGGGGTCAAAAACGCCATCGTGGAATGCGCAAAGTCTCTCGAATCCGACTTGGTGGTGGTAGGAGCCCAGGGTCACGGCTTTGTTGAGCGCAAATTGATGGGCTCAACATCGTATGACCTTGTCGTTGACACGGATCTGTCCGTGCTGATCCTCCGAAAATAGGTTCACAATGTTGACTGCATGTCAACGATGATCAAAGTGGCACACGACTTTAGCTGCGGATGGTGCTGGATTGGGATCAACCAAGTTCGAAAGCTCGAGCAAGAGTTCGACGTGGAATTCGATTTTGTGGGGTACGAGCTCTTTCCAGAATCGATGGAATGGCCCGAATCTCATCCGAAATCGGTAAATCCAAACCGCCCGGAGACACCCAGTCGCTTTGATTTGGCAATGGCTGCAGCAGAACTGCCACCGGTTGCGCCGAACCGCCCATCGCAAATGCGTACTTTCTTAACACATCAAGCCGTAGAGTTCGCGCGGCAATCCAACGGATCGCATCGCAAGCTCATTGAACGGCTCTATGACGCGACTTGGCAGCACGCTATCGACATCAATTCGGTACAAGCTCTTCGCCTATTTGCGACCGGGCTTGGGCTCGATCTTGAAGAAATGGAGCGAGCCATTGTCGAGCGCCGATATCGCGATCAAGTCATCGAATATGACGATCCTGCCTATGCGTCTGGCGTGTACAACTTGCCTACGTTCTTCATCGGTGAGGCAAAGTTTGCCGAGCAACCGATTGGCGTATTGCGTGAAGCGCTTCAGAAAGTCGCTCGAAGAAGGGAGAATTTCGAACTCGCGGAACCTCTCACATCCACCCAGCAAGACCGTCCTGCGGTCATCAATTGCATGATCTCCACCCTGGACGGCAAGATCGTTTTGGGCGAACGGACTGATCCGGTGGCAAATCTCGGAAGTGGCTTTGATCACCGGCGAATGCGGTTCCTAGAATCGAAATGTGATGCGGTGATGATCGGGGCCGGGACGCTGCGAGCTACACCAGGGGTTTGGTTTGATGCCAGCCTTTACCGCATTGTCGTCACTGAATCGGGGGACATCAACACCAGCCAAAGATTCTTTACGGACAACCTCAAGAAGGTGATTGTGATTTCGCCGCTGGTGCCCGAAGACCTACCACACGGCGCCCATCACGTCAAGTTGACATCTTGGAATGAAGCTCTCAAGGAGCTCAAGGACCGGTTTGGAATTCAACGAGTCTTGCTAGAAGGCGGGAGCAAACTCAACGCCGCGCTCTACCATGAAGACCTGGTCGATGAGCTATTTCTTACCGTAGCACCTAAGATCAAACTCGGTGAAAATGTGCCGACCATTGCTGATGGAATTCCATTTGGAATCAATGAGGTGACGCAGTGGAGACTCAAATCCACTTTGGTCCAGGAAGATGAGGTTTTCCTCAACTATATTCGCCACCGCTCGTAGAAGCTAAAGGAATCATGCGTCCACTCGGCGTAGGCACTTTTTTAAAGCGAAATTCAGGCAAGACGGTGCCACTGGTGGCGGTGATCGTGCTGGCCGTGATGCTGATCTGCGCGATTGTTTCGCTCATCAACAGCATTCCGTTTAGCGTCAAAACGATCTACAAGTATTCCAGCTACATGATGGGAGTGACGCCACGCGGGGACGCTGGCATGACTCCTCAACTCCGATCCATCTTTGCCAAAGAAGCCCCGGTACCGATTGGACGGATCGCAACCTGTCGAGCAAGCGATACCGAAGTTCGCAGTATCGTCGGCAAGTGGCAATTTGCGGTGATTGCGCTATCGAACGACGATATGAAGTTCACCCTGGACCGGATGGGTGTAACTAAGATTGAGGGTCGACTTCCCAAAGAAGGTGCCGCCGAAGCTGTCATAAGTGAACCGGTTTCTCGAAACTTGAAGCTCAAGGTCGGGGACGTGCTACTCGAGCCAGATAATCCAGATGCCTTCTCACCGCAAAAGGTCAAAGTGGTGGGGATCGCCCAAACCAAAGAGTGGGTGATGTTGGCCGATCTAGACTACTACCGAGTCAACCATTTCCCGCCGATTGATTTGCTGCTTGTCTTTGCGAAGGATCTGAAGGATCAGCCCAAGCTCGACGCGTGGGCGGTAGAGCGATTCAAAGGCGAGCGAGCCAGAGTGCTCGCATTCCAAGAGGTCGAAAAGAGCGCCAATGAAATGTTTAAGACGCTGTATCTGATTCTGGATGTGGTGATCGGGACACTTGTCGTTGTGATCACCATCATGATGGGGATGCTGATCAACATCTATCTCAGCCAGCGGACGCAAGAATTCGCTCTATTGCAGGCTCTCGGCTATTCCCGGTCGGCGCTCATCCGTCGAGTGGCAATGGAGACACTGGCGGTCGTGGTTGGAGGCTGGATGCTTGGAGTACTAGCAGCCATTGGATTGCTCAAGTTGGTGGACATCACCTTGATGTATCCGAACGCCTACGCGCTCGAATCGCTAGATCAGTCTGCGCTGAAATACACTTTCCCGGTTCCGCTAGCCATCCTCGCGGTGGCACTCGCCACGCTCTATTTCAGATTCAAGAAATTCGATCCGGTCGGAGTGGTGGAAAGGAGGCTAGTATGATCCGAATCGAAGAAGCGAGCTTGCGCTACATGGACCACGGCAAAGAACTTTTTGCCGTCCATCAACTGAGCCTTGAGCTCAAAGAAGGCGAGTTCTTAGGAATTTTGGGGCCAAGCGGGAGCGGCAAGAGTTCGCTGCTCTACCTGTTGTCCGGGCTCAAAATTCCAACATCAGGCAAGGTCCATTACGGCGGGGTCGATTTTCAAGCGCTGCCCGAAGCCGAACGTGCTCGAATCCGAATTCAGGATTTCGGGTTTGTGTTCCAATATCCATACTTGCTCGGCTATTTATCCGCGCTGGAGAACGTGGTACTGGCCCGGCCAGACCGGGATCGAACGGACGAGGCGCGCCAGTTGCTCACCGATCTTGGACTGGGCAAGAAGATGCACCGAATGCCCCACGAACTCAGCGGCGGCGAGCGACAACGGCTTTGTGTGGCTCGCGCACTTCTGGGTCAGCCCAAGGTGATCTTTGCAGACGAGCCAACCGCAAACCTCGATCATAAAAATGGCATTCAGGTTGTGCAGCTCTTGAATGATCACCGAAAATCCGGCGCGCTAGTGATGGTCACCCACGACCCCTCGATGTTGGAGTCGGCTTCGCGCATCGTCCGGCTTGAAGACGGCGAAATCCATTCGAATTAACGATAGGACTCTCAGCAGTTTGGCGCAACAATTGCGGAGTCAAAAGGGTCTATCAACTCGTCTTTGTTGGATTTACTAGGAAATTGCTTTCCAAGTTGACAATAAGACAGGTGGAAGGTACACTTCCGCTCCGCGTCTGAGGGGGGTCTTCGAACTTTTCTTGAAGAGAGTAAGCAAACCCAGGGGCGCTAATCATCGGGAGTTTATGAGCTAGCAAAGAATGACAAAACACGGACTGGTTTCTGGCGCGGGTTATGCCGCGGGGCTGGTTAATCTTACAGCGATCGCCAAGGAGATTATTTCGTGGGATGTCAAGCAACGCTCATCAACGTTCACCCGGTTTGGTCGTCAGGTCCGGTTTCTATCTTTGCTTCCAGCATCGACCCGGCACAACTTTCCTGTTTCAGGAAACCCGCCTTGGCAACTATGATCCTCCTCACACTAGCTAGCGCGTCTTTGTGCGCCGTACTCGCCCCTGCTGCCTCTTCGGCACGCATTTCGTTGTTCCAGCGACTCTTCGGTCGCCGAGCTACCCGAGAATCGGTGGCTTTTGCTCCTCCACGAATCACATCGGACGAAGGTTGGACCTTCATCCAGTGCGAGGATGCCAAGTCATTCTTGGATTGGATCGGCCGAGATCAGGAAGGGCTGCCTTTCCGAGATGGAGAGC encodes the following:
- a CDS encoding PDZ domain-containing protein, producing the protein MRWLLIAGLFAVQTAAVSAQISPAQIPQQPDILGDMVVYSAEGDLWLGDLKTNKATRLTSWPGTEGFPKFSPDGSQIAFSGNYDGRLEVYVMPTTGGTPTRITYDSTGATILDWLPDGKSVVYRTRGSSSMGEMRLLRAPIEGGIPIPYPMPKAAQFSVNLDGSKIAYVKTGLEDHWWKRYRGGMANDIWLYEPKRGAFSRLTKNEINEQYPTFCGNNLFFVSEKNGSANLFSLNTETGAEKQVTFQKDYDVQSPSSDGKRIVYRFGQNLEIFDPLKGTTQTVKLSVSTDRIHARAHRIGGDLEAYSPGPTGKRILVECRGQIFSAPADKGDIREVAAWPGSRNKLAAWAPSNSSIAFVSDKSDEENVWLVNPDGGEPRQLTQFKSKSIQRIQWSPNSAFLLVSDATRTLWKVDAKTGETTKIFEDEYGMDVSGSVSVDGRFIAYSKSEAFNQSSIFLLDSATGKTHRLTEPPTRDYNPVFDRSNRYLYFLTDRVIRPQWDSFDFQMNITGPTRIMFFPLTKEALNPFAERVDEEGQSDPTPSPTVTYDLEGASNRLLSIPGVVGDLYNLSAVSGTIFWQQDGALKSFTLEGKRPGTVAEGVAGYKLTPDGNKIVAQIEGDLKVGSTEGGFGGPSVNLSSWQVRVEPEKEWRQILREGWRFIRDNFYDPNLHGADWPKVWEKLSALLPAVSDRNDLNDLVGQMQAEVNVSHMFNGGGYERMTAPPQPGGLGYLGADMAWEGGGLRFKRIFAGDGFEESSRSPLMNPEIGVKEGDYLLAINDVPITRVSNPNELLMGKAGQLVKLKVNSKPTGDGARSFWVRTMRSEQSARYYDWVTRNRQYVQKEGGSNIAYIHVPDMGEFGMTEFSKYFYANLDKDGLIIDVRYNGGGITSGMILERLKRVAFEWDQSRQGAPVPYHRMAFNSRVVIVTNEQTASDGEYFSTGFRYMQLGKSIGARTWGGFVAVGGMTTIDGGYISCPLQGSFDPKGKWLPDGYGFKPDIEVDDDPVSFMQGRDVQLDKAIEVLQAEIRKAPVMKVKRLTPPKKG
- a CDS encoding ATP-dependent DNA helicase; translated protein: MSDYRELIESAFDRLREQPGFVDRPDQYQLALLLGDLMVGGGSGAIEAPTGLGKSLASLIPAIAVAVSHQKRIAIGTFTNVLADQYWRKDLPFALSLFDLPEGTIKTQQLMGRQRYACQMSLEEFPRDISDAFRREAEMGTENEFRRIVKKPMREISQIWPKVAAPQICAGKFCPAYNDCYYFKARQRAESAHLILTNHSILLQDALAARVSQDDVGFLGKLDFILFDEAHDLYSAALGALEFQVDTNSLSGLQSIAARLGRELLPEARSHQSEDDWNAILQDFQHDIEICKQDLNLLSIEKGKQGIFAISPVEVEKHPGMDKYMGNSEGIDPLMYAVSRACDKFLDQVTEIKRGWQAGPASNELVRMYSMAIGDYGDRCRLFMTPAGLSVSYSKTGPVNGYRQDTVGVAEPLKELLWDRIPYACLSATLALDSSFDFYNDLVGCKPGTEEILPSPFDFTTQASLYLPKPGKIPDPTVARKQGSEHLYFQAIADELTEIIQAMSGRTLALFHSRREMEAVYALMPRDEELPITIQPRMAPGPIGDMFKRRTNSSLFGLRSFWTGFDAPGDTLSCVVIVRVPFEVPTEPPVIVRMASLVQAGKDPFREHTLAQAKLLIRQGAGRLIRTETDRGVIALLDPRVQSKPYGEEILMNLPMDMSRFTDIYEAMAAVGLE
- a CDS encoding universal stress protein, translated to MKAVLGVDLAGNYQFALDLLKRLQIPGLEVVAFHAVPSVLPDGGFPSVGPAHPVGNMIAELQQNGQQKLVEVKEDLDSAGIPCEAVLEFGDACAQIHAYCDAHPVELVAVGSERKSAWESFLFGSVAKGLTISMETSLLVAEQPKSQHEGLRLLVATDHSAYGDECLKMIAGLQAKGIAKIDVVHVINPLEAAVSMDFGGYVPEIASAALQMRERSVAMNEELAESLSALGAEVATHIWQAENGVKNAIVECAKSLESDLVVVGAQGHGFVERKLMGSTSYDLVVDTDLSVLILRK
- a CDS encoding dihydrofolate reductase family protein, with translation MSTMIKVAHDFSCGWCWIGINQVRKLEQEFDVEFDFVGYELFPESMEWPESHPKSVNPNRPETPSRFDLAMAAAELPPVAPNRPSQMRTFLTHQAVEFARQSNGSHRKLIERLYDATWQHAIDINSVQALRLFATGLGLDLEEMERAIVERRYRDQVIEYDDPAYASGVYNLPTFFIGEAKFAEQPIGVLREALQKVARRRENFELAEPLTSTQQDRPAVINCMISTLDGKIVLGERTDPVANLGSGFDHRRMRFLESKCDAVMIGAGTLRATPGVWFDASLYRIVVTESGDINTSQRFFTDNLKKVIVISPLVPEDLPHGAHHVKLTSWNEALKELKDRFGIQRVLLEGGSKLNAALYHEDLVDELFLTVAPKIKLGENVPTIADGIPFGINEVTQWRLKSTLVQEDEVFLNYIRHRS
- a CDS encoding ABC transporter permease, coding for MRPLGVGTFLKRNSGKTVPLVAVIVLAVMLICAIVSLINSIPFSVKTIYKYSSYMMGVTPRGDAGMTPQLRSIFAKEAPVPIGRIATCRASDTEVRSIVGKWQFAVIALSNDDMKFTLDRMGVTKIEGRLPKEGAAEAVISEPVSRNLKLKVGDVLLEPDNPDAFSPQKVKVVGIAQTKEWVMLADLDYYRVNHFPPIDLLLVFAKDLKDQPKLDAWAVERFKGERARVLAFQEVEKSANEMFKTLYLILDVVIGTLVVVITIMMGMLINIYLSQRTQEFALLQALGYSRSALIRRVAMETLAVVVGGWMLGVLAAIGLLKLVDITLMYPNAYALESLDQSALKYTFPVPLAILAVALATLYFRFKKFDPVGVVERRLV
- a CDS encoding ATP-binding cassette domain-containing protein; translated protein: MIRIEEASLRYMDHGKELFAVHQLSLELKEGEFLGILGPSGSGKSSLLYLLSGLKIPTSGKVHYGGVDFQALPEAERARIRIQDFGFVFQYPYLLGYLSALENVVLARPDRDRTDEARQLLTDLGLGKKMHRMPHELSGGERQRLCVARALLGQPKVIFADEPTANLDHKNGIQVVQLLNDHRKSGALVMVTHDPSMLESASRIVRLEDGEIHSN